A single region of the Colletotrichum destructivum chromosome 12, complete sequence genome encodes:
- a CDS encoding Putative Chromo-like domain superfamily protein, whose product MLVLIQSARATHSNRPLISSLVQNAVAPLTPIGIVGAPNQRSQQLCFNSCRHTALLNGCHTGGTIMTIVATPTVFAVTSYVALIADMRCMCSDNCPNDQTDNCNGARPNADDRKHTAYVNESTGRDQTIEIEDDPKHGRPVMESIIGHRKHQQDETLFQMQIQWTHGEVTWELESKVQLAAAEDLFRYWSSLEGCRSGAMTNKDLWHVLEIEGHKKDGRGFKLKVSWVGSTARSWEPETAIREADPQLVDDYWNSKRRHQVNLKTVTVSAKKVTRYDPQPVRGERSLRGPRWRRGTKPARQSLRLLNKLGRPSGRPRPSYH is encoded by the exons ATGCTCGTTTTAATCCAGTCGGCGCGTGCCACCCACTCAAACCGCCCATTGATTAGTTCATTAGTGCAGAACGCCGTCGCGCCATTGACACCCATTGGCATCGTTGGCGCCCCAAATCAGCGTTCGCAACAACTCTGTTTCAACAGTTGCCGACACACTGCTCTTCTCAACGGCTGCC ATACTGGAGGCACCATCATGACCATAGTCGCCACGCCCACAGTTTTCGCAGTCACTTCTTATGTTGCGCTGATTGCAGATATGAGGTGTATGTGTTCTGACAACTGTCCAAACGACCAAACCGACAACTGCAACGGGGCGAGACCGAATGCCGACGATAGGAAGCATACTGCCTATGTCAACGAGTCTACAGGACGTGACCAGACTATAGAGATAGAGGACGACCCTAAGCATGGCCGACCCGTGATGGAATCCATTATCGGACATCGCAAGCATCAACAAGATGAGACACTGTTTCAGATGCAAATTCAATGGACGCACGGCGAGGTGACTTGGGAGCTCGAGAGCAAAGTTCAATTGGCCGCAGCAGAGGATCTTTTCAGGTACTGGAGCAGTTTGGAAGGTTGTCGGTCCGGTGCCATGACCAACAAGGACCTTTGGCACGTATTGGAGATCGAGGGGCACAAGAAAGATGGCAGAGGCTTCAAGCTGAAGGTTTCCTGGGTGGGATCGACAGCTCGATCTTGGGAGCCGGAGACAGCCATAAGGGAGGCTGATCCtcagctcgtcgacgactaTTGGAATTCCAAAAGGCGGCATCAAGTGAATCTTAAGACTGTTACTGTGTCCGCGAAGAAGGTCACTCGGTATGACCCTCAGCCGGTCAGAGGGGAAAGGTCTCTACGCGGTCCGAGATGGCGGAGGGGAACCAAGCCGGCAAGGCAATCACTGCGATTATTGAATAAGCTAGGGAGGCCCTCTGGAAGGCCACGTCCTTCGTACCATTAA